The genomic DNA ctcctgctccgctgctctgtattcaggattcaatcgtctaattgagtgttctgcggtgtctcgttcctgctcttcagctctatgttccggattcaagcgcctgtttgaatgttctgttgtgtcgccctcctgctccgctgttatgtattcaggattcattcgtctgtttgagtgcTTTGCGGTGTctcgttcctgctcttcagctctatattccggattcaagcgcctgtttgaatgttctgttgtgtcgctctcgtgctccgctattctgtattcaggattcattcgtctgttcgaatattctactgtgtcgcgctcctgctccgctgctctgtattcattattcattcgtctgtttgagtgttctgcggtgttacgttcctgctcttcagctctatattccggattcaagcgcctgttcgaatgtcctactgtgtctcgctcctgctccgctgctctttATTCGGGATTCGATCGTCTTTTTGAGTGTTCTACGGTGTTGCGTGCCAGCTCTTCGGCTCTATATTCCGGaatcaagcgcctgtttgaatgttctgttgtgtcgcactcgtgctccgctattctgtattcaggattcattcgtctgttcgaatgttctactgtgtctcgctcctacTCCGCTGCTCTTTATTCGGGATTCGATCGTCTATTTGAGTGTTCTACGGTGTTGCGTGCcagctcttcagctctatattccggaatcaagcgcctgtttgaatgttctgttgtgtcgcgctcctgctccgctattctgttttcaggattcattcgtctgtttgaatgttctgcggtgttatggTCTTGcttttcagctctatattccggattcaagcgcctgttcgaatgttcttttgtgtcgcgctcctgctccgctgctctgtattcaggattcattcgtctgtttgagtgttctACGGTGTTGCGTGCcagctcttcagctctatattccggaatcaagcgcctgtttgaatgttctgttgtgtcgcactcctgctccgctattctgtattcaggattcattcgtctgtttgaatgttctgcggtgttataGTCTTGCTTTTCAGcactatattccggattcaagcgcctgttcgaatgttctgttgtgtcgcgctcctgctccgctgctctgtattcaggattcattcgtctgtttgagtgttctACGGTGTTGCGTGCcagctcttcagctctatattccggactcaagcgcctgtttgaatgttctgttgtgtcgccctCCTGTTCTGTATtaaggattcattcgtctgtttgaatgttctgcggtgttatgttcttgattttcagtgctatattccggattcaaccGCCGCTTCGAATGTTCCGCTGTGTCGCGATCCTGCTCTGTAGtcgggattcattcgtctgttcgaatgttctgttttgtcgcgctcctgctccgctgctctgtattcaggattcaatcgtctaattgagtgttctgcggtgttacgttccTGCTTTTCACTCTATATttcggattcaagcgcctgttcgaatgtcctactgtgtctcgctcctgctccgctgctctgtattcaggattcaatcGTCTAATtaagtgttctgcggtgttacgttcctgctcttcagctctatgttccggattcaagcgcctgtaggaatgttctgttgtgtcgccctTCTGCTCCGCTggtctgtattcaggattcattcgtctgtttgagtgttTTGCGGTGTctcgttcctgctcttcagttctatattccggattcaagcgcctgttttaatgttctgttgtgtcgcactCGTGTttcgctattctgtattcaggattcattcgtctgttcgaatgttctactgtgtcttgctcctactccgctgctctgtattcaggattcattcgtctgtttgagtgttctgcggtgttacgttcctgctcttcagctctatattcctgctactgtgtcgcgctcctgctctgtATTCGGGATTCATTCATCTGTTCGAATGCTCTGTTGTGCCGCGCTCCTGCTCcactgctctgtattcaggattcattcgtctgtttgagtgttccgaatgtcctactgtgtctcgctcctgctccgctgctctttATTCGGGATTCGAtcgtctgtttgagtgttctACGGTGTTGCGTGCCAGCTcctcagctctatattccggaatcaagcgcctgtttgaatgttctgttgtgtcgcactcgtgctccgctattctgtattcaggattcattcgtctgttcgaatgttctactgtgtctcgctcctacTCCGCTGCTCTTTATTCGGGATTCGATCGGCTGTTTGAGTGTTCTACAGTGTTGCGTGCCAGCTCTTCAGCTCTGTATTCCGGaatcaagcgcctgtttgaatgttctgttgtgtcgctctcgtgctccgctattctgtattcaggattcattcgtctgttcgaatattctactgtgtcgcgctcctgctccgctgctctgtattcattattcattcgtctgtttaagtgttctgcggtgttacgttcctgctcttcagctttatattccggattcaagcgcctgttcgaatgtcctactgtgtctcgctcctgctccgctgctctttATTCGGGATTCGAtcgtctgtttgagtgttctACGGTGTTGCGTTTtagctcttcagctctatattccggaatcaagcgcctgtttgaatgttctgttgtgtcgcactcgtgctccgctattctgtattcaggattcattcgtctgttcgattgttctactgtgtctcgctcctacTCCGCTGCTCTTTATTCGGGATTCGATCGGCTGTTTGAGTGTTCTACAGTGTTGCGTGCcagctcttcagctctatattccggaatcaagcgcctgtttgaatgttctgttgtgtcgctctcgtgctccgctattctgtattcaggattcattcgtctgttcgaatattctactgtgtcgcgctcctgctccgctgctctgtattcattattcattcgtctgtttaagtgttctgcggtgttatgttcctgctcttcagctctatattccggattcaagcgcctgttcgaatgtcctactgtgtctcgctcctgctccgctgctctttATTCGGGATTCGAtcgtctgtttgagtgttctACGGTGTTGCGTGCcagctcttcagctctatattccggaatcaagcgcctgtttgaatgctctgttgtgtcgcactcctgctccgctattctgtattcaggattcattcgtctgtttgaatgttctgcggtgttatggTCTTGcttttcagctctatattccggattcaagcgcctgttcgaatgttctactgtgtctcgctcctgctccgctgctctttATTCGGGATTCGAtcgtctgtttgagtgttctACGGTGTTGCGTTTtagctcttcagctctatattccggaatcaagcgcctgtttgaatgttctgttgtgtcgcactcgtgctccgctattctgtattcaggattcattcgtctgttcgaatgttctactgtgtctcgctcctacTCCGCTGCTCTTTATTCGGGATTCGAtcgtctgtttgagtgttctACGGTGTTGCGTGCcagctcttcagctctatattatGGAATCAAGtgcctgtttgaatgttctgttgtgtcgcactcctgctccgctattctgtattcaggattcattcgtctgtttgaatgttctgcggGGTTATGGTCTTGcttttcagctctatattccggattcaagcgcctgttcgagtgttctactgtgtctcgctcctgctccgctgctcggTATTCAGGAATCaatcgtctaattgagtgttctacggtgttacgttcctgctcttcagctctatattctggattcaagcgcctgtttgaatgttctgttgtgtcgccctCCTGCTCCGCTTTTCTGttttcaggattcattcgtttgtttgaatgttctgcggtgttatgtTCTTGCTTTTCAGcactatattccggattcaagcgcctgttcgaatgttctgttgtgtcgcgctcctgctccgctgctctgtattcaggattcattcgtctaattgagtgttctgcggtgttacgtttctgctcttcagctctatatttcggaatcaagcgcctgtttgaatgttctgttgtgtcgcgctcctgctccgctgctcggtattcaggattcaatcgtctaattgagtgttctgcggtgttacgttcctgctcttcagctctttattccggattcaagcgcctgttcgaatgtcctgctgtgtctcgctcctgctcccctgctctgtattcaggattcaatcgtctaattgagtgttctgcggtgttacgttcctgctcttcagctctttattccggattcaagcgcctgttcgaatgtcctactgtgtcgcCCTCCTGCTCCGCTTTTCTGttttcaggattcattcgtttgtttgaatgttctgcggtgttatgtTCTTGCTTTTCAGcactatattctggattcaagcgcctgtttgaatgttctgttgtgtcgccctCCTGCTCCGCTTTTCTGttttcaggattcattcgtttGTTTGAATGTGCTGCGGTGTTATGTTCTTGCTTTTCAGcactatattccggattcaagcgcctgttcgaatgttctgttgtgtcgcgctcctgctccgctgctctgtattcaggattcattcgtctaattgagtgttctgcggtgttacgttcctgctcttcagctctatattctggattcaagcgcctgtttgaatgttctgttgtgtcgccctCCTGCTCCGCTTTTCTGttttcaggattcattcgtttgtttgaatgttctgcggtgttatgtTCTTGCTTTTCAGcactatattccggattcaagcgcctgttcgaatgttctgttgtgtcgcgctcctgctccgctgctcggtattcaggattcaatcgtctaattgagtgttctgcggtgttacgttcctgctcttcagctctatattctggattcaagcgcctgtttgaatgttctgttgtgtcgccctCCTGCTCCGCttttctgtattcaggattcattcgtctgtttgaatgttctgcggtgttatggTCTTGcttttcagctctatattccggattcaagcgcctgttcgaatgttctactgtgtctcgctcctgctccgctgctcggtattcaggattcaatcgtctaattgagtgttctgcggtgttacgttcctgctcttcagctctatattatggaatcaagcgcctgtttgaatgttctgttgtgtcgcactcctgctccgctgttctgtattcaggattcattcgtttgtttgaatgttctgcggtgttatgttcttgctcttcagctctatattccggattcaagcgcctgttcgaatgttctgttgtgtcgcgctcctgctccgctgctctgtattcaggattcattcgtctaattgagtgttctgcggtgttacgtttctgctcttcagctctatatttcggaatcaagcgcctgtttgaatgttctgttgtgtcgcactcctgctccgctattctgtattcaggattcattcgtctgtttgaatgttctgcggtgttatgttcttgctcttcagctctatgttccggattcaagcgcctgtatgaatgtcctactgtgtcgccatcctgctccgctattctgttttcaggattcattcgtctgtttgaatgttctgcagTGTTATGGTCTTGcttttcagctctatattccggattcaatcgtctaattgagtgttctgcggtgttacgttcctgctcttcagctctatgttccggattcaagcgcctgttcgaatgttctactgtgtctcgctcctgctccgctgctcggtattcaggattcaatcgtctaattgagtgttctgcggtgttacgttcctgctcttcagctctatattatggaatcaagcgcctgtttgaatgttctgttgtgtcgcactcctgctccgctgttctgtattcaggattcattcgtttgtttgaatgttctgcggtgttatgttcttgctcttcagctctatattccggattcaagcgcctgttcgaatgttctgttgtgtcgcgctcctgctccgctgctctgtattcaggattctttcgtctaattgagtgttctgcggtgttacgtttctgctcttcagctctatatttcggaatcaagcgcctgtttgaatgttctgttgtgtcgcactcctgctccgctattctgtattcaggattcattcgtctgtttgaatgttctgcggtgttatgttcttgctcttcagctctatgttccggattcaagcgcctgtatgaatgtcctactgtgtcgccatcctgctccgctattctgttttcaggattcattcgtctgtttgaatgttctgcagTGTTATGGTCTTGCTTATcagctctgtattcaggattcaatcgtctaattgagtgttctgcggtgttacgttcctgctcttcagctctatgttccggattcaagcgcctgttggaatgttctgttgtgtcgccctCCTGCTCCGCTTTTCTGttttcaggattcattcgtctgtttgaatgttctgcagTGTTATGGTCTTGcttttcagctctatattccggattcaagcgcctgttcgaatgttctgttgtgtcgcgctcctgctccgctgctctgtattcaggattcattcgtctaattgagtgttctgcggtgttacgtttctgctcttcagctctatatttcggaatcaagcgcctgtttgaatgttctgttgtgtcgcactcctgctccgctattctgtattcaggattcattcgtctgtttgaatgttttGCGGTGTTATGGTCTTGCtgttcagctctatattccggattcaagcgcctgttcgaatgttctgttgtgtcgcgctcctgctccgctgctccgctgctctgtattcaggattcattcgtctgtttgagtgttctgcgATGTTACGtttctgctcttcagctctatattctggattcaagcgcctgtttgaatgttctgttgtgtcgccatccagctccgctattctgtattcaggattcattcgtttgtttgaatgttctgcggtgttatgttcttgctcttcagctctatgttccggattcaagcgcctgtttgaatgtcctactgtgtcgccatcctgctccgctattctgtattcaggattcaatcgtctaattgagtgttctgcggtgttacgttcctgctcttcagctctatgttccggattcaagcgcctgttggaatgttctgttgtgtcgccctCCTGCTCCGCTTTTCTGttttcaggattcattcgtctgtttgaatgttctgcagTGTTATGGTCTTGcttttcagctctatattccggattcaagcgcctgttc from Bactrocera oleae isolate idBacOlea1 chromosome 3, idBacOlea1, whole genome shotgun sequence includes the following:
- the LOC138856067 gene encoding 110 kDa antigen-like, with the protein product MNPEYRKAEQEGDTTEHSNRRLNPEYRAEEQEPEQERDTTEHSNRRLNPEYSAEKQEHNTAEHSNKRMNPENRKAEQEGDTTEHSNRRLNPEYRAEEQEPAEQERDTTEHSNRRLNPEYSAEKQEHNTAAHSNKRMNPENRKAEQEGDTTEHSNRRLNPEYSAEKQEHNTAEHSNKRMNPENRKAEQEGDTVGHSNRRLNPE
- the LOC138856066 gene encoding immunoglobulin G-binding protein H-like, which codes for MNPEYRPAEQKGDTTEHSYRRLNPEHRAEEQEQQEGDTTEHSNRRLSPEYRAEELARNTVEHSNRRMNPEYRAAEQERDTTEHSNRRLNPEYSAEKQDYNTAEHSNRRMNPEYRIAEQECDTTEHSNRRLIPEYRAEELARNTVEHSNRRMNPEYRAAEQERDTKEHSNRRLNPEYRAEKQDHNTAEHSNRRMNPENRIAEQERDTTEHSNRRLIPEYRAEELARNTVEHSNRRSNPE